The following proteins are encoded in a genomic region of Dasypus novemcinctus isolate mDasNov1 chromosome 21, mDasNov1.1.hap2, whole genome shotgun sequence:
- the LOC131274912 gene encoding olfactory receptor 14C36-like, with the protein MPNSSTVTEFLLTRFSDVWELRALHAMLFLLMYLATLMGNLLIVIIITFNWKLHTPMYFFIRNLSVLDMCYISVTVPKACIIFLLDDRTISMAGCAAQIFLVLAFATVELLFLTVMARDRYVAICRPLHYPVIMNPQVCVQMTLASVLSGLVHSGFHTGNTFQLPFSRSNVVHQFFCDVPSLLKLSCSETLNNEILIFISAVVIAGGCFVFIIMSYIHIFSTVLKFPTRGERGKAFSTCVPHILVVSIFLSSGAAVNVKPTSSSPTVQDMITSVFYSIVPPFLNPIIYSLRNKQIKEAIERVMRRKLCLGKR; encoded by the coding sequence ATGCCCAACTCCAGCACAGTGACTGAATTCCTGCTTACAAGGTTTTCTGATGTGTGGGAGCTCAGGGCCTTACATGCCATGCTATTCCTACTGATGTACTTGGCAACTCTGATGGGGAATCTTCTCATTGTCATAATAATCACCTTCAATTGGAAacttcacacccccatgtatttcttcattaGGAATCTGTCTGTCTTAGACATGTGCTACATTTCTGTCACGGTCCCCAAAGCATGTATCATCTTCCTGCTTGACGACAGGACAATCTCCATGGCTGGATGTGCAGCTCAGATCTTCCTCGTGCTTGCATTTGCTACAGTAGAGCTGCTGTTCCTCACCGTCATGGCCcgtgaccgctatgtggccatctgccggCCCCTCCACTACCCTGTGATCATGAACCCTCAGGTCTGTGTGCAGATGACTCTGGCCTCTGTACTCAGTGGTCTGGTCCACTCTGGATTCCACACTGGCAACACATTCCAACTGCCCTTCTCTCGGTCCAACGTGGTgcatcagttcttctgtgacgTTCCCTCTCTTCTCAAGCTTTCCTGCTCTGAGAccttaaacaatgaaattttaattttcatctctgCAGTGGTGATTGCTGGTGGCTGCTTTGTCTTCATCATCATGtcttatattcacatattttctactgtgctTAAGTTTCCAACCAGGGGTGAGCGTGGAAAGGCCTTTTCCACCTGTGTCCCTCACATCCTCGTGGTGAGCATCTTTCTCAGCTCAGGTGCTGCTGTGAATGTGAAGCCAACCTCCAGCTCACCCACAGTTCAGGACATGATCACCTCTGTGTTCTATTCTATAGTCCCTCCTTTCTTGAATCCTataatctatagtcttagaaacaaacAGATAAAGGAGGCTATAGAGAGAGTCATGAGGAGAAAGCTTTGTTTAGGGAAAAGATAG